The window TCGTCGTCGAACCCGCTGGTGATGCCGTTGAGGATGCCGCCGGGCACGTTCTGGAACGCCGTCGAGTACTCGGCATTGTGGAAGCCGCGGCCCTGCAGCATCGACGTGTCGAACGGGTTGAGCCCGGTCACCCAGTGCACCAGGTCGTCGGCGAGCTTGCGCAGGCGCTCGCGGTCCGGTTCGGGGCAGATGTCGAGGTCCGCGCACCGGCTCGCCGCGTAGGCGACCGAGGAGATGTTCGCGTTCTCCCCCTGCCACCAGTAGCCGGTCTCGTTCTTATGCGGGTAGAAGAACGCGTTCCGGGGCTCGTCGCCCGTGGGCTGGACGTATTGCCGCAGGTAGCCGAACGGGTTGGGGACGGCGTCGACGCGCGCCGCGGTGGCCAGGGCGAGGTCGAGCGCGGTGCGCCGCGCCGCCGTCGTCTCCTCGTTGACGCCGGCTGGTTCGCCGAGCACCTCGGCGAACCGCAGCAGAGCCACCACGGGCAGGCCGGTCTCCGCGGCGTGGAAGAACGGCCGGCCTTCGACGTCGCCCAGCAGGTAGCCCACGCCGCCGTCGTCCTCGCGATAGCGCGCCCGGAGCGACGCCGCGCGGCGGCGCGCGGCCTGCTCGACCAAGCCGCCACCGCTGTCGCCACCCGACGCGCGCAGCGCCGCGACGAGCTCCGTGGCCGCGAGCAGCGCGCAGTAGTCGTCGATGACGGACTCCTGGCCGTCGAACAGGTACTCGGTGTTGTGCGCCTCCAGGTGCTCGAACCCGCGGAGCGCGGCGGCGAGGTACTGCGGGCGCGTGTAGTCGTCGCCGTCGTCGTCCAGAGTCGAGGCCCGGGCCAGCGCCGCGATCGCCAGCCCGCCCCCGTGCCGGTAGGCCGCCTGCCAGCGCTGGGTGCGCACGCTGTTCTGCAGCGGGGCGTTGATGACCCGCTCGTCGAGGTTCTTCGTGAGCGCGTCGAAGATCCCCGTGTAGAAGAAGCCCTCGGGGTCCTGGAAACGCACCAGGAAGTCGGCGCCGAACAGCCCCTCGTCTCGCAGGCGGTAACCCTGGGCCCGCCAGAGTTCGGGGTGGCGGCGCTCCAGCTCGTCACGGGCGGCCAGCAGGGCCCAGGCGCACAGCGGGATCTGCTGCGGGCTCATCATCCGCGTGTAGGTGAGGTGGCTGAGGAACTTGCTGAAGTCGCCGGAGGCGTCCAGCCAGCCGCCGCGGGCGTCGACCTCACGGCCGGAGGTGTCGTCGTAGAACCGCGCGTGGCGGTCCTTGCGGTCGATCTCGCCGGACGAGCGCACGGACCGGAAGTAGGCGACGACGTCCGAGACGGTCGAGTACTGCAGGCGGTGGTCGCCGATGGCGAAGGTCCGCGAGGAGGCGGTGCCCGACGACGTCTCGACGTCCACGCGGTAGCTGCCTTCGGGCAGGCCGGCCGGGAGGTCGATACGGCGGTAGGTGCCGGTGGTCCAGCCGCCTATGCGGGTGTCGGTGCCGACGTCGAGCTGTACCGCACCGATCCCGTCATCGATCCCGTCAACGATCCCGTCCGGCCCACCCGGCCCACCCGGGCCGCCGACCAGCCGGGCCGAGAAGACCTCGACGGGTGCCGTGGTCGCCACCACCACCTTCTTGGAGCCACCCGTCGTGTAGCCGAGATGGTTGGCCAGGACCTCGGTCCGGTGGGCTCCCGCTGCGTTCGTCATGGTCTGCTTCCTACGGCTCGTCGGAGATCGACTCGACCCACGCGCGGGTCTGATTGATGGTGCCCGACGCCGTGCGCCGCCACACGCCCTCGCCGCCGGTCTGCCAGGAATGGGGGCCGGCCAGCGGGCGGTAGGCCACACCGAGCGCGTCGAGGCGGGGCAGGTGGGCGGCGATCCGGGTCGTCAGGGCGTCGAGGTCGCCCACCGGGCCGCTCCACAGCACCTGGGCGAGCGCGCACGCGCGGGGGAACGCGAGGTAGTCGATGCGCCGCTCGTCCGGCACCCACTCGGACCAGATCTGGAACTGCCCGCCCAGCACATGGTCGCGCTGGGTGTCGTCCCAGTCGTCGGGAACGGGAGCGAACGCGGCGACGTCGGCGATCGTCACCGGACCGCCCTCGGAGCGCGGCTCGGCGGGGTCGTCGGACTGGTCGAAGTTGAAGTACGTGGGGAACAGCGGTGCCCGCACGACGTCGTGCGTGCGGGCCGCACGCGCCGACGCCTTCTCGCCCCGCCAGGCCATGACGACGGTGTCCGGCAGCACGCCGCCCGTGAGCAGCCCCTCGTCCCAGACGACGGCACGCACACCGCGGCCGGCGAGGTGGGCGGCGAGGGTACGTAGGAGGTGGCCGTGCATCTGCTTCGGCTCCGTGTACCCGTGCTCCGCCATCTCGGCCGCGACCTGCGGGTCGCCGGCCCACCACGACATGTCGCACTCGTCGCCGCCCAGGTGCACGTACCGTACGCCGGTGGCCTCCACGAGCTCGTCCAGCACCTCGACGAGGAACGCCGCGACGTCCCGGGTCGGGCGGATCGACGAGCCGCCGGCCCAGACCGTGTCCTGCACGGTGTGCTCGACGCCCGGCTGCCCGAGCTCGGGATACGCGGCCCGGAGCGCCGAGGTGTGCCCGGGCACATCGATCTCGGGGACCACGTCGATGCCGCGCTCGCGGGCGTAGCGCACGATCTCGGCGAGGTCGGCCAGGGAGTAGACGCCGCCGTGGGGCGTGTGGTCCGGCTCGCCCGTGGGTCCGAGCCGGGTGGACGGCCGCCACCCGCCGACCTCGGCGAGCCGGGGGAAGCGCTCGCTGTTGATGCGCCAGCCCTGGTCGTCCGTCAGGTGCAGGTGCAGGCGGTTGAACTTGTGCAGGGCCAGCAGGTCGACGTAGCGCAGCACGGTGCGCGGCGGGGCGTAGTGCCGCACGACGTCGAGCATCGCACCGCGCCACCCGTACCGCGGGGAGTCCTCGACGCGGCCGACCGGGAGGTGGACCGGCCCGGCGGGCAGACCGTCGGCGCGCAGCGCCGAGGGCGGCAGCAGCTGGGTCAGCGTGGTGAGGGCATGGACCGCGTGCTCGACGACGGTGGCGGTGATCGTCACGGCGTCGGGGGAGACGTCGAGCACGTAGCCGCAGGAGGCGCCACCCGCCGTCCGGAGCACCAGCGGCACCGGTGTGCCCGACCGCGCCGCACCCGCCGCCAGCCCGAGCCGCGCGACGACGCGGGTTGCTCGGTGCTCAAGCTCGCGGGCGTCGGGGCCTTCGGCGCGAACCTCGAGGCCCGCGCCGACGTCGAGGCTGCCGGATCCGGGCAGGACCCTCGACGGGGTCGGCAGGAGGGTGGCGTATCGGGCCGCGGCGTCGTCGGCGTCCGCCGAACCAGGCGACGAACCAGCCGACGAGTCATAAGACAACATGAGACCAACCATGGCGTAATCCCGGGTTCTTGTCACGTAACTGGACTCAGTGGTATGTTCCGCCGAACCAGTGGTCTTGTCTGGTTTGTATCGGACAGGGGACCGCCTAGAGAGAGGGGCAGCGTGGCACTCGACCAGGCACCAACGGCACCCAGGCGGGCGGCTACGTCCCGCCGCGACGCCCGTAATGCTGCCCGCGATTCGGCTCGCCCATCGAACCGGAGCGGCCGGCCCCCTCGCCGCCACGTCAGCTTCGTCGCCCGGCTGCGGCGCGACTATCCGATGCTCGTCATGGTGGCGCCAGCGGTCATCCTGCTGCTGCTGTTCACCTACATCCCGCTGCTCGGCAACGTCATCGCCTTCATGGACTACGTGCCGTTCCTCGGGTTCTCGGGCTCGTCCTGGGTGGGCCTGGACAACTTCACGATGCTGTTCTCCGACCCGGCGTTCTGGAGCGCGTTCTCCAACACCCTGCAGATCACGGCGCTCCAGCTGATCCTGTTCTTCCCCGTGCCGATCCTGCTCGCCGTGTTCCTCAACGGGGTACTGCGCTCCTCGGTGCAGCGGTTCGTGCAGTCGGTCATCTACCTGCCGCACTTCCTGTCCTGGGTCATCATCGTGGCCCTGTTCCAGCAGATGTTCGGCGGGGCGGGGGTGCTCAACCGGTTCCTGATCACTCACGGCATCTCGCCGCTGGAGATCATGTCCAACCCCGAGACCTTCAAGCTGCTCCTGACCGTCCAGGGCATCTGGAAGGACGCCGGCTGGGGCACCATCATCTTTCTCGCGGCCATCGCGGCGATCGACGGCCACCTCTACGAGGCCGCGACCATCGACGGTGCGGGCCCGTGGCGGCGGTTCTGGCACGTCACGCTCCCGGGCATGCGGCCGATCATCGTGCTCATGCTCATCCTGCGCCTCGGCGACTCCCTGTCCGTGGGCTTCGAGCAGATCCTCCTGCAGCGCGACGCCGTCGGGCCGGGCGCGGCCGAGGTCCTCGACACCTTCGTCTACTTCAACGGAGTGGTCGACGGGAGCTGGGGCACGGCCACCGCGGCGGGCCTGCTCAAGGGGATCGTCTCCCTGGTCCTCGTGCTGGCCGCCAACAAGCTCGCCCACAAGCTCGGCGAGGAAGGGATCTACCAGCGATGAGCGCCATCGAACGCCCGGCCTGGATGGGCACACCCCGGATCGGCACCACAGTCCTGCGCGGCATCGGGCTCGTGATCCTGTGCGCGCTGGTCATCTTCCCGTTCCTCGTCGTCGTCTCCACGAGCCTGGCCACCCAGGCCGACATCGACGCCAACGGCGGCTACGTGATCTGGCCCGAGAGCTTCTCGATCGAGGCGTACCGCCAGATCTTCGACGGCACGCAGGTGACCCGCTCGATCATCATCAGCGTCGGCATCACGGTTGTGGGCACCGCGTTCAGCCTGTTCTGCACCGTGCTGGCGGCCTACGGGCTCAGCCGCCGGGGCACCCTGTTCCAGCGCGGGCTGCTGACCTTTGTGCTGCTGACCCTGCTGTTCGGGCCCGGCATGATCCCGGTCTACCTCATGGTCAAGAACCTCGGGATGCTCAACACGTACTGGGCGCTGATCATCCCCACCGCGGTGAGCGCGTTCAACGTGGTCATCATCCGCGGCTTCATCCAGGGCATCCCCAGCGAGCTGTTCGACGCCGCACGCATCGACGGCGCCAGCGAGTGGCGCGTCCTGTGGTTGGTGGTGATCCCGCTGTCGAAGGCGGCCATCGCGGTGGTCGGGCTGTTCCTCGCCGTCGGCTACTGGAACAACTACTTCGGACCCCTGCTCTACCTCAACGACTCCAACATGTGGCCCCTGCAGCTGCTCATGCGCTCGTTCGTGCTCCAGAACAACATCACGAGCACCTCCTCGCCCCTGCCCGGCGCGGCGATGCCGCCCCAGCAGGCGGTCCAGATGGCGCTCGTCGTCATCGCGACCGTCCCGATCCTCTGCGCGTACCCCTTCCTCACCAAGCACATGTCCAAGGGAATGCTCACCGGCGCCGTCAAGGGCTGAGCAGCCACCAGCCGTGCCTCCCGACCCCTGCACTCAGACCAAGGAGTACCAGAGACGATGACGCAACAACGCGGTTCCGCTTTCGGCCTCACCACCGCCGGCCTCACCACCACCGGTGTCTCCCGACGCACCCTGCTCAAGGGGTCCCTGTTCGGCGCCGCCGTCGTGGCGTTCGGCAGCCAAGTCCTGACCGCCTGCTCGACGGGCGGGGGCGCGGCGCCCGCCGCGGGCGGGCCAGCAGTTCCGCTGCCCACCTACGTCGAGCCCGTCAAGCCCCCGCCGCTGCTCGCCGGGAACGCCGAGGGCCTCATGGACGTGTACGGCTCGTTCCCGATGGACGGCGCCCGCACCGTGACCGAGCCCGTCGGCGACGGCGGAGAGTTCGAGTTCCTCGTCATGACCTACGGCCAGCCGGCGCCGCCGGTCGAGGAGAACGCCTACTGGCAGACCCTGAACGAGGAGCTCAACCTCGAGATCAAGCCGGTGCTCGTGCCGTACGCGGACTTCGCCACGAAGTTCCCGGCGCTCGTCGCCGCCGACGACCTGCCCCCTGTCGTGTCCGTACCGGTCTACATGAACGTCTCGCGGCTGCCCGAGCTCGCGGCCGCGCAGTTCACCGACCTGTCCGACCACCTGTCGGGCGACGCGGTCAAGAAGTATCCGAACCTCGCGGGCATCCAGGAGTACGCCTGGCTCAACGGGTACCTGGGCGGGCGCATCTACGGCGTCCCCAAGTCCGACCCGGTCTTCGGCGGCCAGATGTACACCAAGTCGGACCTGTTCGAGGCCGCGGGCGTGAGCGAGCACCCGGAGTCGTTCGACGAGCTCACCGAGACGCTCGCCGCGCTCACCGACACCACCGCCGGCGTGTACGCCCTGGCCTCCCCGATCACCGACTTCATGCTCCAGATGCACGGCCTGCCGAACAAGTGGTCGCGCGGCTCGGACGGCACGTTCACGTCCTCCTACGAGCACCCGGACTTCATCCCGGCGATCGAGGAGATGGCCGCCCTCTACGCCGCGGGCTACTTCCACCCGGACACGGCCACCATGGACAAGACGCAGCGCGACTCGCTGTTCCGTGCGTCCAAGATCGCCATGACGTACGACGGCAACCGGGCGTTCGGCATCATCGCCGACGACCGGGAGCTCGTCTTCGGCATGATGCGCTCCTTCGGGGCCGACGGCGCCACCCCCACCCACTGGACCGGCGGCGGCGCGTACGCCATCACGATGCTCAAGCAGACCGACGACGCCGCGGCCATCGACCGCTTCCTGAAGGTGATGAACTGGCTCGCGGCACCGTTCGGCTCGGCCGAGTCCTTCATCGCCTCCTACGGCGCCGAGGGCTCCGACTACACGATCGAGGACGGCGTGGCGATCCTCACCGAGCAGGGCCAGCGCGAGCAGGACCTCGGCTTCGGCTACATCGCCGGCGGCCCTCAGATCCTCTGCAACCCGCAGGGCGCCCCCGGCGTCGACACCGCCATCTACGAGTGGCAGGAGTCCGTGATCCCGCTGCTGACCGGCAACCCCGCCCAGCACCTGTACTCCGCCACCCAGAACTCCAAGGGCGGCTCGCTCGAACAAGCGATGACGGACGCGATCACCGCGGTGTTCCTCGGCCGGGAGCAGGCCTCCAGCCTCCAGACCGCCGTGGCGACCTGGAAGCGCAACGGCGGCGACAAGATCGCGGGCGAGTACGGCGAGGCGGACGCGTGAGGATCTCCCGCCCGCTGCGGGCCCTGGTCGTGGTGGACGGCACCGACGTCCACCACGACCTGCTCGGCGCCGCCGAGGCGCTGCGCGACATCGTCCTGGAGGCGGGTGTGGTCGCCGACCGGGCGGTCGGCATCGACCGGTTCGTCGACCCGATGCCCGTCACGGCAGAGGCCGACGTCTACGTGCTCTACCGCTCCAGCGTGCACCTCGACCCGGACCAGCAGACGGCGCTCGCCGACGCCGTGGCGGCCGGCAAGGGGCTGGTGGTCCTGCACGCGAGCAACCTCTTCGGCTTCGGGCCGGACGGCCTCGACGGCGACCGGGTAGCCCACGAGCTTGTGGGCTCCCGGTACCTCTCCCACGGGGACCAGGGGTCGGAGGGCCGGTACACCGTGCGTCTGCTGCCCGAGCAGGTACGGGCTGGGCACCCCGCATCTGACCACCCCGTGCTCGCCCATCTGGACGACTTCGAGATCGACGACGAGTACTACGTCATCGAGACCACCAGCGACGTGACGGTCCTCGCGGAGCGGGCCACCTCCGACGGCGGCACCCAGCCGGTCGTGTACGTGCGGGAGCACGGCCGGGGGCGGGTCTGCTACGTCGCGCTCGGCCACGACATGCGGGCGTGGGGCAGCCCGCACTTCCGCCAGCTCGTGCGCCAGGCGGTCCTGTGGGCGGGCGGTGTGGACGAGAGCGCCGTGGAGACCTGGTCGACCCGGTACCCGCTCGGCAACGGGCGCTCGATCGGGCCCGGAGGCACCCGGTGATCGCGCCCGTCGCGGCCCAGCTCTGGTCGGTGCACACGCTCGCGCGGCAGGACCTGCCGGGGGTGCTCCGCCGGATCGCCGAGATCGGGTTCGTCGCGGTCGAGCCCATCGACCTGTACGGCCGCACGCCCGCCGAGTTCCGGGCGCTGACCGACGAGGTCGGCCTGGAGATCTGCTCCGCCCACGCCCCGTTCCCGGCGGGAGACGACGGCGAGCGGACCCTCGACGTCTACCAGGAGCTGGGTGTAGACACACTCGCCTGGAGCCTGGAGGCCGAGGAGCTCGTCACGCGCGACACGCTCCTGCGGGGGCTGGACCGGGTGGACGACGGCGCCCGGCGGGCCGCCCGCCGGGGCATGACGATCGCCTACCACAACCACTTCGCCGAGTTCACCGGCACGACGGACGGGCGCACGGTCTACGACGAGCTGCTCGACGCCGTCGACCCGGCGGTGGTGCTGGAGGTCGACCTGTACTGGGTGGCGGTAGCCGGCGTCGACCCCGCCGCTCTGGTGCGCCGGCTCGGCGACCGGGTGCGCCTCGTGCACGCCAAGGACGGCCCCGCCCAGGGGATGGACGACGTGATGGTCGCCCTGGGGGAGGGCGCCGTCGACGTGGACCCCGCGATCGCGGCGTGCCCCGCCCTCGACTGGTGCGTGGTCGAGCTCGACCGCACCTCCGGGGACATGTTCGACGCGCTGCGGCGCTCCTACGACCACGTCGTGGGCCGCGGCCTCGCCTGGGGACACCGCACGACGACAGAGCCGGAGGTGGCGCGATGAGCGCCCTGCGCACCCTGTTCATCGGCGGCACCGGGGTGATCAGCTCCGCCTGCGTACGGGCGGCGGTAACCGCCGGGCACGAGGTCACGGTCGTCACGCGCGGCCGGTCGCGGCAGCGGCCGCCGCCTGATGGGGTGCGCGCCCTGGAGGCCGACGCCCGCGACGCCGAGGCTCTGCGCGGTGTGTTGCGCGGAGTGCTGGGCGACGAGCGGTTCGACGTGGTGGCGAGCTTCATCGGCTACTCGGCGTCGGACGTGGCGGTCGACCTGGAGGTCTTCGCCGGGCGCACGGACCAGTACGTGTTCATCTCCACCTGCTCCGTGTACGCCCACCCCGCCGCGGTCCTGCCCCTGCGGGAGTCGGCGGCCCGGAGCGCCCCGCTCTTCGAGTACCCGGCGAACAAGATCGTGTGCGAGGACCTGCTGCTCGCCGCGCACCGCACCACCGGTTTCCCGGTGACCATCGTGCGGCCCGCGCACGTCTACGACCGCACCACGCTGCCGCTGCTCGCCGGGTGGACCGCCGTCGAACGCATGCGCCAGTGCCGCCCCGTCGTCGTGCACGGCGACGGCACGTCGCTGTGGAACCTCATGCACGCCGACGACTTCGCCCGGGCGTTCGTGCCGCTGCTCGGCAACCCGCGCGCCGTCGGCGAGGCGGTGCACGTGACGTCGTCCGAGCTGATCACCTGGGACCAGATCCACCTCGCGGTGGCGCGGGCCGCAGGCGTCGAGCCGGTGCTTGTGCACCGGTCGAGCGAGGACATCGGCCGAGTGGTCGAGTGGATGGACGTGGTGCTGCGCGAGGACTTCCGGCACAGCGTGCTCTACGACCGCTCCCGCCTGGGGGACCTCGTGCCCGGCTTCGCGGAGCAATACACGGTGGCCTCGGGGATGCGCGAGACCGTCGAGTGGTTCGACGCCGACCCGGCGCGGCGGACGGTCGACGAATCGCTCGACGAGGCCTTCGACGTCCTGGCCGGCACCCGGGCACCGGTCGGGTGACACGGGCCGCACAGCCGGGTCTCGCGGCAGGTGAGCCGGTATATTCACGAAAAGGGTTGATGGGTGTGACATATCGTTCACGAGAGGTACCGGACATGGCGAGGT is drawn from Promicromonospora sp. Populi and contains these coding sequences:
- a CDS encoding glycoside hydrolase family 9 protein, with protein sequence MTNAAGAHRTEVLANHLGYTTGGSKKVVVATTAPVEVFSARLVGGPGGPGGPDGIVDGIDDGIGAVQLDVGTDTRIGGWTTGTYRRIDLPAGLPEGSYRVDVETSSGTASSRTFAIGDHRLQYSTVSDVVAYFRSVRSSGEIDRKDRHARFYDDTSGREVDARGGWLDASGDFSKFLSHLTYTRMMSPQQIPLCAWALLAARDELERRHPELWRAQGYRLRDEGLFGADFLVRFQDPEGFFYTGIFDALTKNLDERVINAPLQNSVRTQRWQAAYRHGGGLAIAALARASTLDDDGDDYTRPQYLAAALRGFEHLEAHNTEYLFDGQESVIDDYCALLAATELVAALRASGGDSGGGLVEQAARRRAASLRARYREDDGGVGYLLGDVEGRPFFHAAETGLPVVALLRFAEVLGEPAGVNEETTAARRTALDLALATAARVDAVPNPFGYLRQYVQPTGDEPRNAFFYPHKNETGYWWQGENANISSVAYAASRCADLDICPEPDRERLRKLADDLVHWVTGLNPFDTSMLQGRGFHNAEYSTAFQNVPGGILNGITSGFDDEDDIAFLPEGPAAAGDSWRWAEQWIPHTGWFLLAVSAAR
- a CDS encoding beta-N-acetylhexosaminidase, yielding MLSYDSSAGSSPGSADADDAAARYATLLPTPSRVLPGSGSLDVGAGLEVRAEGPDARELEHRATRVVARLGLAAGAARSGTPVPLVLRTAGGASCGYVLDVSPDAVTITATVVEHAVHALTTLTQLLPPSALRADGLPAGPVHLPVGRVEDSPRYGWRGAMLDVVRHYAPPRTVLRYVDLLALHKFNRLHLHLTDDQGWRINSERFPRLAEVGGWRPSTRLGPTGEPDHTPHGGVYSLADLAEIVRYARERGIDVVPEIDVPGHTSALRAAYPELGQPGVEHTVQDTVWAGGSSIRPTRDVAAFLVEVLDELVEATGVRYVHLGGDECDMSWWAGDPQVAAEMAEHGYTEPKQMHGHLLRTLAAHLAGRGVRAVVWDEGLLTGGVLPDTVVMAWRGEKASARAARTHDVVRAPLFPTYFNFDQSDDPAEPRSEGGPVTIADVAAFAPVPDDWDDTQRDHVLGGQFQIWSEWVPDERRIDYLAFPRACALAQVLWSGPVGDLDALTTRIAAHLPRLDALGVAYRPLAGPHSWQTGGEGVWRRTASGTINQTRAWVESISDEP
- a CDS encoding ABC transporter permease, yielding MVAPAVILLLLFTYIPLLGNVIAFMDYVPFLGFSGSSWVGLDNFTMLFSDPAFWSAFSNTLQITALQLILFFPVPILLAVFLNGVLRSSVQRFVQSVIYLPHFLSWVIIVALFQQMFGGAGVLNRFLITHGISPLEIMSNPETFKLLLTVQGIWKDAGWGTIIFLAAIAAIDGHLYEAATIDGAGPWRRFWHVTLPGMRPIIVLMLILRLGDSLSVGFEQILLQRDAVGPGAAEVLDTFVYFNGVVDGSWGTATAAGLLKGIVSLVLVLAANKLAHKLGEEGIYQR
- a CDS encoding carbohydrate ABC transporter permease, translating into MSAIERPAWMGTPRIGTTVLRGIGLVILCALVIFPFLVVVSTSLATQADIDANGGYVIWPESFSIEAYRQIFDGTQVTRSIIISVGITVVGTAFSLFCTVLAAYGLSRRGTLFQRGLLTFVLLTLLFGPGMIPVYLMVKNLGMLNTYWALIIPTAVSAFNVVIIRGFIQGIPSELFDAARIDGASEWRVLWLVVIPLSKAAIAVVGLFLAVGYWNNYFGPLLYLNDSNMWPLQLLMRSFVLQNNITSTSSPLPGAAMPPQQAVQMALVVIATVPILCAYPFLTKHMSKGMLTGAVKG
- a CDS encoding ThuA domain-containing protein, with amino-acid sequence MRISRPLRALVVVDGTDVHHDLLGAAEALRDIVLEAGVVADRAVGIDRFVDPMPVTAEADVYVLYRSSVHLDPDQQTALADAVAAGKGLVVLHASNLFGFGPDGLDGDRVAHELVGSRYLSHGDQGSEGRYTVRLLPEQVRAGHPASDHPVLAHLDDFEIDDEYYVIETTSDVTVLAERATSDGGTQPVVYVREHGRGRVCYVALGHDMRAWGSPHFRQLVRQAVLWAGGVDESAVETWSTRYPLGNGRSIGPGGTR
- a CDS encoding sugar phosphate isomerase/epimerase family protein, giving the protein MIAPVAAQLWSVHTLARQDLPGVLRRIAEIGFVAVEPIDLYGRTPAEFRALTDEVGLEICSAHAPFPAGDDGERTLDVYQELGVDTLAWSLEAEELVTRDTLLRGLDRVDDGARRAARRGMTIAYHNHFAEFTGTTDGRTVYDELLDAVDPAVVLEVDLYWVAVAGVDPAALVRRLGDRVRLVHAKDGPAQGMDDVMVALGEGAVDVDPAIAACPALDWCVVELDRTSGDMFDALRRSYDHVVGRGLAWGHRTTTEPEVAR
- a CDS encoding NAD-dependent epimerase/dehydratase family protein, whose product is MSALRTLFIGGTGVISSACVRAAVTAGHEVTVVTRGRSRQRPPPDGVRALEADARDAEALRGVLRGVLGDERFDVVASFIGYSASDVAVDLEVFAGRTDQYVFISTCSVYAHPAAVLPLRESAARSAPLFEYPANKIVCEDLLLAAHRTTGFPVTIVRPAHVYDRTTLPLLAGWTAVERMRQCRPVVVHGDGTSLWNLMHADDFARAFVPLLGNPRAVGEAVHVTSSELITWDQIHLAVARAAGVEPVLVHRSSEDIGRVVEWMDVVLREDFRHSVLYDRSRLGDLVPGFAEQYTVASGMRETVEWFDADPARRTVDESLDEAFDVLAGTRAPVG